A genome region from Deinococcus sp. KNUC1210 includes the following:
- a CDS encoding nucleotide pyrophosphohydrolase translates to MSLTFEDAQARVDRYISQFKEGYFPPLLMLARMTEEVGEVARVLAHQNGKTPKPGEDVGDLELELADLLFVMVCMANERGLSLEKGFARMMQKIETRDADRWTRKDT, encoded by the coding sequence ATGTCTCTGACCTTCGAGGACGCGCAGGCCCGTGTAGACCGCTACATTTCCCAGTTCAAAGAGGGCTACTTTCCGCCGCTGCTGATGCTGGCGCGGATGACCGAGGAGGTGGGCGAGGTGGCGCGGGTGCTGGCCCACCAGAACGGCAAGACGCCCAAACCCGGCGAGGACGTGGGTGATCTGGAACTGGAACTGGCCGATCTGCTGTTCGTGATGGTCTGCATGGCGAACGAGCGCGGCCTGAGTCTGGAAAAGGGCTTTGCCCGTATGATGCAGAAGATCGAAACCCGCGACGCTGACCGCTGGACGAGAAAGGACACCTGA
- a CDS encoding Nudix hydrolase produces MQWDERWDVPIAVRGSGVVVLNAERQVLLIREGKAGMEDLWHIPSGTVEPGENPQDTAVREAYEEAGLHVRLLRFLNAHVGRLPDGAFVVRMAWLAEATTDAAPAPVFTQEVREARYFSRAEFEALYAAGKVRMYHTRLFVDAAYSESA; encoded by the coding sequence ATGCAGTGGGATGAGCGCTGGGACGTGCCGATAGCGGTGCGGGGCAGCGGCGTGGTCGTACTGAACGCCGAGCGGCAGGTGCTGCTGATCCGCGAGGGCAAAGCGGGCATGGAAGACCTGTGGCATATTCCGTCCGGCACGGTGGAACCCGGCGAAAACCCCCAGGATACCGCCGTGCGCGAGGCCTACGAGGAAGCGGGGCTGCATGTGCGGCTGCTGCGCTTTCTGAATGCCCACGTCGGGCGGCTGCCTGATGGAGCCTTTGTCGTGAGGATGGCGTGGCTGGCCGAAGCGACCACCGACGCGGCACCTGCCCCGGTGTTCACGCAGGAAGTGCGGGAAGCCCGGTATTTCAGCCGCGCCGAGTTCGAGGCGCTGTATGCCGCCGGAAAAGTCCGCATGTATCACACCAGATTGTTCGTAGACGCGGCCTACAGCGAGAGCGCCTAA
- a CDS encoding YfiT family bacillithiol transferase, protein MTRDPRFPVGPQPSIQTLTPQERQDALAALRALPAEFRAAFAGLNDTQLNTPYRDGGWTLRQVAHHVPDSHMNAYIRTRLALSEDAPTIRPYDQDSWAGLPDYGGDIEVSLKLLESLHERWTRLLSALDEAQWQRTFVHPEYGRVYTLDSMAASYVWHGRHHKAQVLGLRADQGW, encoded by the coding sequence ATGACCCGAGACCCCCGCTTTCCCGTCGGCCCGCAGCCCAGCATCCAGACCCTGACCCCGCAGGAGCGCCAGGACGCGCTGGCTGCCCTCCGTGCCCTGCCTGCCGAATTTCGTGCAGCCTTCGCCGGGCTCAACGACACCCAGCTGAACACGCCCTACCGGGACGGTGGCTGGACGCTGCGGCAGGTGGCCCACCACGTTCCCGACAGCCACATGAATGCCTATATCCGTACCCGGCTGGCGCTCAGCGAGGACGCGCCCACCATCCGGCCCTACGACCAGGACAGCTGGGCGGGGCTCCCCGACTACGGGGGCGACATCGAAGTGAGTCTGAAGCTGCTGGAGTCGCTGCACGAACGCTGGACACGCCTGCTGTCGGCACTCGACGAGGCGCAGTGGCAGCGAACCTTCGTTCATCCGGAATATGGACGGGTGTACACGCTGGACAGCATGGCCGCCAGCTACGTCTGGCACGGACGGCACCACAAGGCGCAGGTGCTGGGACTGCGGGCAGATCAGGGCTGGTAA
- a CDS encoding DUF4384 domain-containing protein — protein sequence MRTALIFGSLALGLSACAPSLRANLSVDYTRSNLIYSFQPDRGQGSSYFVGDTIRFQLATREAGYVTLVSLDPNGNSNVLVRNAYVNAGTTFFPRVQDGAASFSVAPPRGLQRVRAIFTRARPNLDLYFQGTYDQNRWNDATNNYVQSYNARDRDTQETLFYIR from the coding sequence ATGCGTACCGCTCTAATTTTCGGCAGTCTGGCGCTGGGCCTGAGCGCCTGTGCGCCGTCTCTTCGTGCCAATCTCTCCGTCGACTACACACGCTCGAACCTGATCTACAGCTTCCAGCCAGACCGGGGACAGGGCAGCTCGTACTTTGTGGGCGACACCATCCGGTTCCAGCTCGCCACCCGCGAAGCTGGCTATGTCACGCTGGTCAGCCTCGATCCCAACGGCAACAGCAACGTGCTCGTCCGCAATGCCTACGTCAATGCCGGAACCACCTTCTTTCCGCGTGTGCAGGACGGTGCCGCCAGCTTCAGCGTCGCGCCGCCGCGTGGATTGCAGCGCGTCCGGGCCATCTTTACCCGTGCCCGCCCCAATCTCGACCTGTACTTTCAGGGCACCTACGATCAGAACCGCTGGAACGACGCCACCAACAACTACGTTCAGAGCTACAACGCACGCGACCGCGATACGCAGGAAACGCTCTTCTACATCCGCTGA